The stretch of DNA CGACAAGGCCGCGCCGATGCCGACGCAGCAGATGGGCAGCGAAAGAGGCAGCGCCCGGAGCACCATCGGCAACCAAGCCGTCAGAAGCACCAGGACACCGAACCCGGCGGCGACGAAGACATAGGTTTCCATAACGACTCAAACGATTCCGGAATTGATTGTTCAATGAAACGACGTGCCCGCGACCATGGCGACGGGGCTGTATCGCTGCACCGACATCTCTCGAACGAGACCACCGTGTCAGGGCGGTGAGTGCCTTCAGGTCTCGCTGGCTCGGTCGTCGGTCCGTCGACGAGGCTTCCCCTCGTCGTCCAGTGCCACGTAGGTGAAGACCCCTTCGGTGACCTTATCCGGATTGCTCCCGGTACGGTCCCGGATCCAGGCTCCGATCCTGACACCCAACGATGTCTCACCACTTTCCTGCAGAGTGCAGTCGCAACTCACCTCGTCACCGAGGGCAAACGGCCGGAAGAAGCGCATCGCGTCGATGCGGACGGTCGCCACGCGGCCATTGGTTCGCTGGGCGTCGAAGGTGCCGCCAGCCAGATCCATCTGCGAGACCGTCCAGCCTCCGAAGACGGCGCCAGCAGCGTTCGTGTCGCGCGGCATGGCGATGGTGCGCAGGTGCGGGCCATCGGGGACGCTCGGGAACGTATCGGTCATGTCTGACGCCCCACCCTTGTGCGTTCAGGTCCGCGACCCGACCAGTGGCGAGGTTTCATACTGGGCAAGAAGTTCGGCCGGGTCCTTGTAGGTCGCGATACAGCCGGCCTGCATGAGCTCCTCGGCCGTCCACCCGCCCGTGAGCAACCCAATCGTGCGGATGCCGGCCTTGCCGGCGGCCTCGGCATCGTAAGGCGTATCGCCGACGACGACGGCGTCCTGCGCTGCTATGTCGTCGAGGCGCTTCAGGGCGGCCTGGAAGATGTCCGGGTTCGGCTTGCTCTCCTCCGCGTCGTCCGACGACGTCTCGATGGCGATGAGCTCCTCGATGTCGGCGATCTTCTTGTAGGTCTTGAGCTCGTCGCCCTTGGCGGAGGAAGCCAGTGCGAGTTGCTTGCCGTCGGCCAGCAGGCGTTCGACGAGTGCCCGGACCTGCGGCAGGCCCTTGATGGTCGGCAGGTAGCGCTTCTTCAGGATCCCCGAACGGTGCTCCTCCAGAGCGTCGCCTTTCTCGGCGATCTCAGCTTCCGACAGGAATACCGGCATCAGGAGGTCCCCTCCCTTGCCGATCTGCCTCCGCAGGTCCTCGAACGGGATGTCGTGACCGAAGTCCCGGAAGGCATCCTGCCAGGCACGGGCGTGCTGCGGAACCGAGTCGATCAGGGTGCCATCGACATCGAAGATCACTGCGGTGGGCATAAGTCGCTTTCTTGTCTGTGTTGGGCAGCGGTGGACATTCGGGAGACTGCTGTCCTTTGCCTATTCGAGGCGCATGGCGCCCGTCGCCGGGTCTGAAGCGGGCCCGGCCGAAACGGTGGCGGCATCGATCAGGCGTGTCGTCCCTCGACCTTGGTGTAGGTCCCGGACGAAACCTGCTCGGCGAGCTGCGCCTTGAAGTCGGCGATGCCGAGGACCTGGACGGGAGTGCCTGCGTCGTTCAGGAACTCGTAGAGGGCATCCTCGACGTTGCGGTTGCTGAAGAACACGATGGCGTCCTTGTTGCCGCCGCCTTCCATGTGCGGTTCGCCGTTCGCGGGCCCGGAGACGAAGCTGCCGGTAGGTCGTGTCTCCGTGTGGGTCCCGTCCTCGCGGTAGAACCGGAGCTCTCCCTGCATCACGAGCGTCACGTAGGGGCACTTGTGCCGATGGAGCATCACCTTCTGGTTCGACGCGAACTTGAACACGACGTCGACGATGCGGTTGTCCTCGTCGACCTTGTAGACGAAGAACGCGATGTGTGGCAGCCAATCCAACGTCCGCCAAGTAATGTTGCTGTCATCGAAAACGTAGTCCGACATCCGGTCTCCTCCCGCTCGTTTTGTTCGTTCGGGGCCGGGCACGACTGGCGCATGTGCACTGCCCCGTGGTCGTGTTTCAGCCGTGCGGCTTGAACACCACCTTCGTGCAGCTGTCTTTCTTGTCCCGGAACATGTCGTACAGGGCCGGGCCATCCTCCAGGTTCGTGGAGCGATGACTG from Methylobacterium sp. PvR107 encodes:
- a CDS encoding HAD family hydrolase, with product MPTAVIFDVDGTLIDSVPQHARAWQDAFRDFGHDIPFEDLRRQIGKGGDLLMPVFLSEAEIAEKGDALEEHRSGILKKRYLPTIKGLPQVRALVERLLADGKQLALASSAKGDELKTYKKIADIEELIAIETSSDDAEESKPNPDIFQAALKRLDDIAAQDAVVVGDTPYDAEAAGKAGIRTIGLLTGGWTAEELMQAGCIATYKDPAELLAQYETSPLVGSRT
- a CDS encoding regulator, giving the protein MSDYVFDDSNITWRTLDWLPHIAFFVYKVDEDNRIVDVVFKFASNQKVMLHRHKCPYVTLVMQGELRFYREDGTHTETRPTGSFVSGPANGEPHMEGGGNKDAIVFFSNRNVEDALYEFLNDAGTPVQVLGIADFKAQLAEQVSSGTYTKVEGRHA
- a CDS encoding acyl-CoA thioesterase, with translation MTDTFPSVPDGPHLRTIAMPRDTNAAGAVFGGWTVSQMDLAGGTFDAQRTNGRVATVRIDAMRFFRPFALGDEVSCDCTLQESGETSLGVRIGAWIRDRTGSNPDKVTEGVFTYVALDDEGKPRRRTDDRASET